In Hymenobacter volaticus, the genomic window CTGCTACCAAACAATCACCTATTACCGTTTATCGTAGCACTAGGCTCGGGGTAAATTGTATATTTACTTAGGAAACAGCTTGTTAGTCTAGCAGCAAGGCAAAGTAGCAGTGCAGGTTTGGGTCCCTGACCGCTTGGGATTGTCAGGAAAATTACCCTTCCAGCGAAAGTGCAGTAATTCGGTTTCAACCAGACTGTCGGCGCAGCGTATGCTTACAGCTTACCTTGCGTCACTACGCATCCTTTCGTTTCTGCTTATGAGTTCTTCTATTTTCCGCCCTGGCTTTTTGCTCGTCGGTCTTGTGGCCACGGCTGGTTTTACGCTCGTTGCCTCCGCAGTCAGGGCCCAAGTCAAGCCTAACGATGGCTTAGTGGCCGGCGAAGTCGCCCCAAAACTGGTGGCACAGCAGTTTAAATTCACGGAAGGCCCTGCCGTAGATAAGGCTGGCAATGTGTATTTCACCGACCAGCCCAACGACAAGATCTGGAAGTACAGCACCGACGGCAAACTCAGCGTGTTTCTTGAAAAATCAGGCCGTGCCAATGGCCTCTACTTCGACAAGCAAGGCAACCTACTGGCCTGCGCCGACGAGCAAAATCAGCTCTGGTCGATAGCGCCGGACGGAAAAGTGACGGTGCTTTTGCAGGATGTGCAAGGCCACCGCTTCAATGGCCCCAACGACCTCTGGATTCACCCAACCAGCCAGGCTATCTACTTCACTGACCCCTACTACCAGCGCGACTACTGGACCCGCAAAGCTCCTGACCCCAACATCGGAGGTCAAAAACTGTACTACCTGCCCAAAGGCCAGAAGCAACCCCAAGTAGCTGACGACCAGCTACAACAACCCAACGGCATCATTGGTACGCCCGATGGCCGGCAGCTTTACGTAGCCGACATCAAAGCCAATAAAACTTACCGCTACCAAATCGGTACGGACGGCAAACTGACTAACCGCCAGCTCTTTGTAGAGCAAGGATCGGATGGCATGACCATCGACAACCAAGGCAACGTATACCTCACCGGCAAAGGCGTGACAATCTACAACTCCGCCGGTCAAAAAATCCAGCACATCCCCGTGCCCGCCGAGTGGACCGGCAACGTCTGTTTCGG contains:
- a CDS encoding SMP-30/gluconolactonase/LRE family protein; this translates as MSSSIFRPGFLLVGLVATAGFTLVASAVRAQVKPNDGLVAGEVAPKLVAQQFKFTEGPAVDKAGNVYFTDQPNDKIWKYSTDGKLSVFLEKSGRANGLYFDKQGNLLACADEQNQLWSIAPDGKVTVLLQDVQGHRFNGPNDLWIHPTSQAIYFTDPYYQRDYWTRKAPDPNIGGQKLYYLPKGQKQPQVADDQLQQPNGIIGTPDGRQLYVADIKANKTYRYQIGTDGKLTNRQLFVEQGSDGMTIDNQGNVYLTGKGVTIYNSAGQKIQHIPVPAEWTGNVCFGGKDRKTLFITASESVFVLPMQVKGVQ